A genomic segment from Pseudanabaena sp. FACHB-2040 encodes:
- a CDS encoding glycosyltransferase family 2 protein → MTSQEALKTPVVLLIFKRPQTTQLVFEAIRQARPQTLLIVSNLPPADKADQLQQCQQARAIVEAVDWPCEVFRNYAETYMSCKDRIVSGLNWVFATVEQAIILEDDCVPEPSFFGYCQELLQRYASDQRVMAITGDNFNIPPRQAEYSYSFSRYTHFWGWATWRRAWQHYDADMALWPEFRQAGWLSDILPDSAAVRWWDKTLQQTYAGQKDTWDYQWIFSTWVQGAHCIVPCVNLVTNLGFGADAAHNRDQFDWRAKLLTQPIALPLRHPPVLRADVWCDRILQSRYYGYIAQKQSRPLPYRIRRKLHRARMLIQQHQAQGATEPLSELLRRILKE, encoded by the coding sequence ATGACCAGTCAGGAAGCTCTAAAAACGCCTGTGGTGCTGCTGATCTTCAAGCGCCCCCAAACCACCCAGTTAGTGTTTGAGGCGATCCGGCAGGCGCGGCCCCAAACGCTGCTGATTGTCTCTAACCTGCCCCCTGCAGACAAAGCCGATCAGCTGCAGCAATGCCAGCAGGCTAGGGCCATTGTGGAAGCAGTAGACTGGCCCTGTGAGGTCTTCAGGAACTATGCAGAGACCTACATGAGCTGCAAAGACCGCATAGTCAGCGGCTTGAATTGGGTATTTGCGACCGTGGAGCAGGCCATCATCCTAGAGGACGACTGCGTTCCTGAACCTAGCTTTTTTGGCTACTGTCAGGAGCTGCTGCAGCGCTACGCTAGCGATCAGCGGGTCATGGCCATTACCGGCGACAACTTCAATATCCCGCCCCGGCAAGCCGAGTACAGCTACTCTTTTTCGCGCTACACCCACTTTTGGGGCTGGGCAACTTGGCGGCGGGCCTGGCAGCACTACGATGCTGACATGGCGCTCTGGCCTGAGTTCCGTCAGGCGGGCTGGCTGAGCGATATCTTGCCCGATTCGGCGGCAGTGCGCTGGTGGGACAAGACACTGCAGCAGACCTATGCTGGGCAAAAAGATACTTGGGACTATCAGTGGATTTTTAGCACCTGGGTGCAGGGAGCGCACTGCATTGTGCCCTGCGTGAATTTGGTCACTAACCTGGGCTTTGGAGCCGATGCTGCCCACAACCGAGATCAGTTTGACTGGCGAGCAAAGCTACTCACCCAGCCAATCGCACTGCCGCTGCGCCATCCACCTGTGTTGCGGGCCGATGTATGGTGCGATCGCATTCTTCAAAGCCGCTACTACGGCTACATCGCCCAAAAACAAAGCCGCCCCCTGCCCTACCGCATCCGCCGCAAGCTCCACAGAGCCAGAATGCTAATTCAGCAGCACCAAGCGCAGGGTGCCACAGAGCCTTTGTCAGAGCTGCTCAGGCGGATTCTTAAAGAGTAA
- a CDS encoding circadian clock KaiB family protein, with protein MTSTSPQVFKGIALFTPGGDLVYCLDKQKRTRWHLDLCATLQDQLALSDPPYFLLPSYTATVDRWIDPTSGQLVMVAEAYPRVLRFRALLNAVFAVEAQWQPVYTSPETGSPVLLETHRAQFPQLWECHDLIVQADRGRLEPPSLAMPVIDQSLTNAPTSAEPLAFRLFVSGSAAASAENLLRVLYTTFESVLKQPYTLKLIDVTQHPEQAEADQISVTPTLVRVWPEPRRRIAGDLSSPQRLLAFLQTP; from the coding sequence GTGACCTCTACTAGCCCCCAGGTATTCAAGGGCATTGCCCTGTTTACCCCTGGGGGCGACCTAGTTTATTGCCTAGATAAGCAAAAGCGAACCCGCTGGCATCTAGATCTCTGTGCAACGCTGCAGGATCAGCTGGCCCTGTCTGATCCACCTTACTTTTTGCTGCCGTCCTACACAGCCACCGTCGATCGCTGGATTGATCCGACCTCAGGGCAACTGGTGATGGTGGCCGAAGCGTATCCCCGAGTCTTGCGCTTTAGAGCCCTGCTCAACGCAGTGTTTGCGGTAGAAGCTCAGTGGCAGCCGGTCTATACTTCACCCGAAACTGGCTCTCCAGTGCTGCTGGAGACGCATCGAGCCCAGTTTCCCCAGCTTTGGGAGTGCCACGATCTAATTGTTCAAGCCGATCGGGGCAGGTTGGAGCCGCCATCGCTGGCAATGCCCGTCATAGACCAGTCTTTGACTAATGCACCCACTTCGGCTGAGCCGCTAGCCTTTCGCCTTTTTGTCAGCGGTTCGGCAGCGGCCTCTGCCGAGAATTTGCTGCGGGTGCTCTACACCACGTTTGAGAGCGTGCTCAAGCAGCCCTACACGCTGAAACTCATCGACGTTACCCAGCACCCTGAACAGGCTGAGGCTGACCAAATCTCAGTCACGCCTACGCTGGTGCGGGTGTGGCCCGAGCCTCGGCGACGGATTGCCGGAGATTTGTCTTCGCCGCAGCGGCTGCTGGCGTTTCTCCAGACACCTTAG
- a CDS encoding glycosyltransferase: MTRPILIYRDQLLPYSETFIQTQVDSLQQYQGIYVGTSRLGQGQISIPPERSLCLSDGVAHAGVWKTALKLGGIIHPGWLRRVRATSALLVHAHFGLDALWAARLARQLHLPLMITFRGSDITGMQFSRPNRRAPRPLDFIHHRGQFYRDFYLQRRPALFQEAKICIGVSGFICDRMIQAGCPEQKAVVVYNGIDLAKFTARPDCSRQPVVLFVGRLVEKKGCEYLLPAVAKLQATCPEATLVVIGDGPRRTALEQRAQQLLSSYRFLGAQPHSVVRDWMNRATVLAAPSITASTGDSEGLPNVVVEAQAMGLPVVGFIHAGIPEAVVEGKTGFLVPEKAVEALADRLLTLFSQPGLWQQFSGAARQHVEQNFDLKRSIEKLEGLYTQVIEEGSRV; encoded by the coding sequence ATGACCCGGCCCATCTTGATCTACCGAGACCAGCTGCTGCCTTACTCCGAAACCTTTATTCAGACTCAGGTTGACAGTCTGCAGCAGTATCAGGGCATCTACGTTGGCACATCGCGGCTAGGCCAGGGCCAGATCTCTATCCCACCGGAGCGCAGCCTTTGCCTGAGTGATGGGGTAGCCCATGCTGGAGTTTGGAAGACGGCCTTGAAGCTGGGTGGCATTATTCACCCCGGTTGGCTGCGGCGCGTGCGGGCAACCTCTGCGCTGCTGGTACACGCTCATTTTGGTCTAGACGCTCTCTGGGCGGCGCGGCTAGCCAGACAGCTGCACCTGCCGCTGATGATTACCTTTCGCGGCAGCGACATCACCGGCATGCAGTTCAGCCGACCCAATAGGCGCGCGCCCCGGCCCCTAGATTTCATTCACCACCGGGGGCAATTTTACCGAGATTTTTACCTGCAGCGACGGCCTGCTTTGTTTCAGGAGGCCAAGATTTGCATTGGGGTTTCTGGCTTTATTTGCGATCGCATGATTCAGGCAGGCTGCCCCGAACAAAAAGCTGTGGTCGTCTACAACGGCATTGACCTGGCAAAGTTTACAGCTCGGCCCGACTGCTCTCGTCAGCCAGTGGTTCTCTTTGTCGGTCGCCTAGTAGAAAAAAAGGGCTGTGAGTATCTGCTGCCAGCGGTGGCTAAACTTCAGGCGACGTGCCCAGAGGCAACGCTGGTGGTGATTGGAGACGGGCCGCGCCGCACCGCGCTAGAGCAAAGGGCACAACAGCTGCTCTCGTCCTACCGCTTTTTAGGGGCACAGCCTCACAGCGTCGTTAGAGACTGGATGAACCGGGCGACTGTGCTGGCTGCCCCTAGCATTACCGCCAGCACCGGCGATTCTGAGGGTTTGCCCAACGTCGTGGTCGAAGCCCAGGCGATGGGTCTGCCGGTAGTGGGCTTTATTCACGCGGGTATCCCAGAAGCCGTGGTAGAGGGCAAAACCGGATTTTTGGTGCCCGAAAAAGCTGTCGAAGCCCTGGCCGATCGCCTCCTGACCCTATTCTCCCAACCTGGCCTCTGGCAGCAGTTTTCTGGCGCTGCTCGCCAGCACGTCGAGCAAAACTTCGACCTGAAGCGCAGCATTGAAAAGCTAGAAGGCCTCTACACCCAGGTCATTGAGGAAGGCAGCCGGGTATGA
- the hpsE gene encoding hormogonium polysaccharide biosynthesis glycosyltransferase HpsE — MVQLTVAIRAYNAASRLPKILDCLQRQVVPAHLSWEVLVVDNNSTDDTPQIIDRAKRAEPLPFTLKYVLEDRQGAAFARQRALLEAGADLVGFLDDDNYPAPNWVAEIWEFGQQHPGAGAFSGKIFGDFEVPPPPNFAHIASYMALIDRGDQPFSYSLRKDRVLPPGAGLVIRKSAWLKSVPKDFSISGPVGHVLALKGEDIELLGWLRKAGWEILYNPNLVILHHIPAWRLERDYLLALVRSIGLAQHLIRMQRLHQWQRPFFLAGYMTHDFLRMVIHYAKYYPVLSSDVVAACQLEKLRSALVSPFYRRALPHRPASGLGSPLL; from the coding sequence ATGGTTCAGCTAACTGTTGCCATCCGGGCCTACAATGCCGCTAGTAGGCTGCCTAAAATTCTTGATTGCCTTCAACGGCAAGTTGTTCCCGCTCATTTAAGCTGGGAAGTGTTGGTAGTAGACAACAACAGCACCGACGACACGCCTCAAATCATTGATCGGGCTAAGCGAGCTGAGCCCCTTCCTTTTACGTTGAAGTATGTTTTGGAAGATCGTCAGGGTGCTGCCTTTGCTCGCCAGCGAGCTTTACTAGAGGCAGGTGCTGACCTGGTTGGCTTTCTAGATGACGATAACTATCCTGCTCCTAACTGGGTCGCTGAGATTTGGGAATTTGGCCAGCAGCACCCAGGGGCAGGCGCGTTTAGCGGCAAGATCTTTGGTGATTTTGAGGTGCCGCCGCCGCCCAATTTTGCCCATATAGCCAGCTATATGGCCTTGATTGATCGAGGAGATCAGCCTTTTTCCTACAGCCTGCGCAAGGACCGAGTTTTACCCCCCGGTGCGGGGCTCGTCATTCGCAAATCTGCCTGGCTCAAAAGTGTGCCCAAGGACTTTTCAATTTCTGGCCCTGTCGGCCATGTCTTGGCCCTCAAAGGCGAAGATATCGAGCTTTTGGGCTGGCTGCGAAAGGCGGGCTGGGAAATTTTGTACAACCCCAACCTGGTGATTTTGCACCATATTCCAGCTTGGCGGCTAGAGCGAGACTACTTGCTGGCGCTAGTTCGCAGTATTGGGTTAGCGCAGCACCTGATTCGCATGCAGCGGCTTCATCAGTGGCAGCGGCCTTTTTTCCTGGCTGGCTATATGACTCACGATTTTCTAAGGATGGTGATTCACTACGCCAAGTACTACCCTGTCTTGAGCAGCGATGTGGTGGCGGCCTGTCAGCTAGAAAAGCTTAGAAGTGCCCTTGTGAGCCCGTTCTATCGCCGGGCGCTGCCCCATCGTCCTGCCTCAGGGCTAGGCTCCCCGCTGCTATGA
- the cbiT gene encoding precorrin-6Y C5,15-methyltransferase subunit CbiT, translating to MTSLWPYVTPGIPDELFEQLPGIPLTSREVRLLLLGYLRLKARSVLWDVGAGTGTVAIEAALLCPQGQVVAVERDEEVASLIRRNCDLFGLKNLEVIEGIAPDCLPELPYEPDCILVEGGRPLKETLLESWQYLATAGRLAVTATNLETLYTVSETFAALRVRNVEAVQPAVNRLESRGNHQVFAAVDPIFILSGEKGE from the coding sequence ATGACTTCCCTGTGGCCCTACGTGACGCCCGGCATTCCCGATGAACTGTTTGAGCAGCTGCCCGGCATTCCACTCACCAGTCGGGAGGTGCGGCTGCTGCTGCTGGGCTACCTGCGGCTCAAGGCCCGGTCTGTGCTGTGGGACGTTGGCGCAGGCACTGGCACCGTGGCTATCGAGGCGGCTCTGCTCTGTCCTCAAGGCCAGGTAGTAGCGGTGGAGCGTGATGAAGAAGTGGCCAGCCTGATCCGCAGAAATTGCGATCTCTTTGGCCTCAAAAATCTAGAGGTCATCGAAGGCATCGCCCCCGACTGCCTGCCCGAGCTGCCCTACGAGCCCGACTGCATCTTAGTAGAGGGGGGTCGGCCCTTAAAAGAAACGCTGCTAGAGTCCTGGCAATACCTGGCTACAGCAGGCCGTCTGGCTGTCACTGCCACCAACCTCGAAACCCTCTATACGGTCTCTGAGACTTTTGCAGCCCTTCGGGTCCGAAATGTAGAAGCTGTCCAGCCTGCCGTCAATCGCCTGGAGTCCCGGGGAAATCATCAAGTGTTTGCAGCTGTGGATCCTATTTTTATTTTGAGTGGGGAAAAGGGGGAATAG
- a CDS encoding phosphoribosyltransferase gives MSKIPHSPSAAFRDRVEAGQHLAKALLKYERQPQTWVLALPRGGVPVGAEIAKALSLPLDVCLVRKLGVPGQAELAMGAIASHGVQILNHDIIRRMNIATEDIQRVATAEAEELQRRDRTYRPNKPPLDIQGQAIILVDDGIATGSTLKAAISVLRQQQPQRIVVAVPVAPPSTVEELRQEVDEVVCLAQPDPLYSISLWYGHFDQTSDETVCKLLQQNRNSQLN, from the coding sequence ATGAGCAAAATACCGCATTCCCCATCGGCAGCTTTTAGGGACCGGGTAGAGGCTGGGCAACACCTCGCCAAAGCGCTCCTAAAGTACGAACGCCAGCCTCAGACCTGGGTGTTGGCGCTGCCGCGAGGCGGTGTCCCGGTGGGAGCAGAAATTGCTAAGGCCCTCTCTCTGCCGCTAGACGTGTGCCTAGTGCGGAAACTGGGGGTGCCAGGGCAGGCGGAACTGGCAATGGGAGCCATTGCCTCCCACGGGGTGCAAATTCTTAATCACGACATCATCCGGCGCATGAACATTGCTACAGAGGATATCCAGCGTGTAGCAACCGCCGAAGCTGAGGAACTTCAAAGACGCGATCGCACCTACCGCCCCAACAAGCCGCCGCTCGATATCCAGGGTCAGGCCATAATCTTAGTAGACGACGGCATTGCTACAGGCTCTACTCTAAAAGCCGCTATTAGTGTGCTGCGGCAGCAGCAGCCTCAGCGCATCGTGGTGGCCGTGCCGGTCGCGCCTCCCAGCACTGTTGAAGAACTGCGCCAGGAGGTTGACGAAGTTGTTTGTCTAGCCCAGCCTGACCCGCTCTACTCCATCAGCCTGTGGTATGGGCACTTCGACCAAACCAGCGATGAAACCGTCTGTAAACTCCTACAGCAAAACCGCAATAGCCAGCTCAACTAA
- a CDS encoding sulfite exporter TauE/SafE family protein: MAIDSALNLLLFAGLGLIAGTLSGLFGIGGGMVIVPGLFYLFSLMDLPHTALMHLAGGTSMCIMIFTAASSTWFHHRRGDVHWHIFRAIMGFIGIGVILGGLMANHLSTDWLELVFGLFLLFVSLKMLLDWRVMPREASTPRPWLTALVGIAIGFKSGILGIGGGAISVPFLLLAGLPISQASGTSASFTLPIALIGTLACLLTAGQTDAIPLATGYVYWPAVGIVAPFTVLGAPLGTHLSHVLPGQQLKVAFALFLLFLGLQLSGSSFGHLLV, from the coding sequence GTGGCTATAGATAGCGCCTTGAATCTGCTTTTGTTTGCTGGGCTAGGACTGATTGCAGGAACGCTGTCGGGACTGTTTGGGATTGGTGGCGGGATGGTGATTGTGCCAGGGTTGTTCTATCTGTTCAGCCTGATGGATCTGCCGCACACAGCCTTGATGCATTTGGCTGGCGGCACCTCCATGTGCATCATGATTTTTACTGCCGCCTCTTCGACCTGGTTTCATCACCGCCGGGGGGACGTGCATTGGCATATTTTTCGCGCCATCATGGGCTTCATCGGGATTGGGGTAATCCTGGGCGGCCTGATGGCTAACCACCTCTCTACAGACTGGCTAGAGCTGGTCTTTGGCCTGTTTCTGCTGTTTGTCTCGCTGAAAATGCTGCTAGATTGGCGAGTCATGCCTCGGGAAGCGAGCACCCCTCGGCCCTGGCTGACGGCTCTAGTGGGGATAGCAATCGGTTTTAAGTCAGGCATTTTGGGTATTGGCGGCGGCGCAATTAGCGTGCCGTTTTTGCTGCTAGCTGGACTACCCATCAGTCAGGCTAGCGGCACCTCGGCCTCTTTTACGCTGCCTATTGCGCTGATTGGCACGCTGGCCTGTTTGCTGACGGCGGGGCAGACTGACGCTATCCCCCTGGCGACTGGTTATGTCTACTGGCCTGCGGTGGGGATTGTTGCGCCCTTCACGGTGCTGGGAGCACCGTTAGGAACACACCTATCCCACGTGCTGCCCGGACAACAGCTCAAGGTAGCGTTTGCGCTGTTTCTGCTGTTTTTGGGACTGCAGCTCAGCGGCAGCAGCTTCGGTCATTTGTTGGTGTGA
- the ggt gene encoding gamma-glutamyltransferase encodes MGQPTQGVIAAGHPLTAAAGADMLRQGGNAFDAAVAAVFTACVTESTLTSVAGGGFLLAHTAEGEDVLFDFFCQTPAAKNIGKPPDFYPIQANFGDAVQEFHVGLGSMAVPGNLAGLLTVHRRLGRLPLAAVVEPAVHWAKQGVEIDEFRAYCFELLAPILTATAGARAFYAPQGHLLRQGDCLAMPEFADFLTRLIKAGPEDFYQGELAQQIVYDCQQAGGYLSLTDLQNYRVIERKPLSIRYRGTTLLTNPPPSTGGTLIAFALKVLEQAPVNSLQPGSPAYLALLREAMSLTNQARRDGYDANLYQANIAEWFLGESHLAYYHDSYRGAVNKWGSTTHVSVVDGEGNAASVTTSNGEGSSYVIPGTGIMVNNMLGEEDLNPQGFHQWQPNQRISSMMAPTMVLQGNRPQLVMGSGGSNRIRTAILQVILNTVDFGMSLEEAVSAPRVHWERDTFHLEPGFDRAALEAASVGMADKKIWWQQPNMFFGGVHSVAIQSDGSLMGAGDARRAGAIAQP; translated from the coding sequence ATGGGACAGCCGACCCAGGGAGTGATAGCCGCCGGGCACCCACTTACAGCCGCAGCCGGTGCAGACATGCTGCGGCAGGGCGGCAACGCCTTTGATGCCGCTGTTGCTGCCGTATTTACAGCTTGCGTCACAGAGTCGACCTTGACTTCGGTGGCAGGTGGCGGCTTTCTGCTGGCCCATACTGCGGAGGGGGAAGACGTTCTCTTTGACTTTTTTTGCCAGACCCCTGCTGCCAAAAACATTGGCAAACCGCCTGACTTCTACCCCATTCAGGCCAATTTTGGCGATGCAGTGCAGGAGTTTCATGTGGGGCTGGGGTCGATGGCGGTTCCTGGCAACCTGGCCGGACTGCTGACAGTGCATCGTCGCTTGGGCCGACTGCCCTTAGCAGCTGTGGTAGAACCAGCTGTGCACTGGGCCAAACAGGGGGTTGAAATTGACGAATTCCGAGCCTACTGCTTTGAGCTGCTGGCCCCTATTTTGACGGCGACTGCTGGGGCTCGTGCATTCTATGCGCCTCAGGGGCACCTGCTGCGGCAGGGGGATTGTTTGGCCATGCCAGAGTTTGCCGACTTTTTGACTCGGCTGATCAAAGCTGGGCCAGAGGACTTTTACCAGGGTGAACTGGCTCAGCAGATTGTCTATGACTGTCAGCAGGCAGGCGGCTATCTAAGCCTGACAGACCTGCAGAACTATCGAGTGATTGAACGCAAACCCCTAAGCATTCGGTACCGGGGCACGACTCTGCTGACCAACCCGCCTCCCAGTACCGGGGGCACGCTGATTGCCTTTGCCCTGAAGGTGCTGGAGCAGGCTCCTGTAAACTCGCTGCAGCCTGGCAGTCCGGCCTATTTGGCCCTGCTGCGAGAGGCCATGAGCCTGACCAACCAGGCCCGCCGGGATGGGTACGACGCTAATCTTTATCAGGCCAATATTGCCGAGTGGTTCTTAGGAGAATCGCACCTGGCCTACTACCATGACTCCTACCGGGGGGCTGTGAATAAGTGGGGCAGCACTACCCACGTCAGCGTTGTCGATGGGGAGGGCAATGCGGCTAGCGTCACAACCTCTAACGGGGAAGGATCGTCTTACGTTATTCCTGGCACGGGCATTATGGTGAACAATATGTTGGGGGAAGAAGACCTCAACCCGCAGGGATTTCACCAGTGGCAGCCCAACCAGCGAATCTCTTCCATGATGGCTCCGACAATGGTGCTGCAGGGTAATCGACCTCAGCTAGTGATGGGGTCAGGCGGCTCCAACCGCATTCGGACGGCAATTTTGCAGGTTATTCTCAATACCGTTGATTTCGGGATGTCTTTGGAAGAAGCCGTTAGTGCCCCCCGTGTCCATTGGGAGCGCGATACCTTCCACCTAGAGCCGGGGTTTGATCGCGCAGCGCTGGAGGCTGCGAGCGTGGGAATGGCTGACAAAAAGATTTGGTGGCAGCAGCCCAATATGTTCTTTGGCGGTGTTCATTCAGTGGCAATTCAGTCTGACGGTTCGCTTATGGGAGCAGGCGATGCCCGACGTGCGGGTGCGATCGCACAGCCCTAA
- a CDS encoding PrsW family intramembrane metalloprotease, which translates to MNVLGTVIGIIALAIAPIAFLLWFFYTRDKLNPEPRGLILKIFLLGMLAAIPVVLIQWLLPLPRFWVAIAIVPIVAEIAKYCMVRWGAYDSAEFDEPVDGIIFAAVVGLGFATLENIVVLLLTYFTVTSVTVPGSGLPFSPLQAVLDLFAVRGLLGALGHALWSSFWGYGLGFTKFPDGHSKGLVGKGLLAAILSYALFNALALSPGLLPRLAMVLLLAISWFAVMRGMGRALEMSPLRE; encoded by the coding sequence ATGAATGTTCTGGGTACCGTCATCGGTATTATTGCCTTAGCAATTGCCCCCATCGCCTTTTTGCTCTGGTTCTTCTATACCCGCGACAAGCTCAACCCCGAACCGCGCGGTTTGATTCTCAAAATCTTTCTGCTGGGGATGCTGGCAGCTATTCCCGTCGTGCTGATTCAGTGGTTGCTGCCCCTTCCTCGGTTTTGGGTTGCGATCGCAATTGTGCCAATCGTGGCCGAGATTGCAAAATACTGCATGGTGCGCTGGGGAGCCTACGACTCAGCAGAATTTGACGAACCTGTAGACGGCATCATTTTTGCTGCTGTTGTGGGCTTGGGGTTTGCCACTTTAGAAAATATTGTCGTCTTGCTGCTGACCTACTTCACTGTCACCAGCGTCACCGTTCCTGGATCCGGGCTGCCCTTCTCACCGCTGCAGGCCGTGCTCGATCTTTTTGCCGTCAGAGGACTGCTAGGTGCACTCGGCCACGCCCTCTGGTCTAGCTTCTGGGGCTACGGGTTAGGCTTCACTAAGTTTCCAGATGGCCACTCCAAAGGTCTAGTCGGCAAAGGCCTGCTAGCCGCGATCTTGTCCTACGCCCTCTTCAACGCGCTGGCCCTATCCCCCGGTCTGCTGCCCCGACTGGCCATGGTGCTGCTGCTGGCAATCTCCTGGTTCGCCGTCATGCGAGGCATGGGGCGGGCGCTGGAGATGTCGCCGTTGAGAGAGTGA
- a CDS encoding VOC family protein, whose amino-acid sequence MPHPTLKPGLLRRVHHIALNVRSLEASRRFYGTLLGLHELTGEDVPSTLKELVASGKVANFVTPDGTVLDLFCTPDLLPPHPDPEKAFTRANHLAFDIAPEDFDAAVEVLHQHQVPIDHGPVSRPTGRGIYFYDPDGFLVEIRCDPAMAG is encoded by the coding sequence ATGCCCCACCCCACCCTAAAACCTGGCCTCCTTCGACGAGTCCACCATATTGCTCTTAATGTGCGCAGCTTAGAGGCATCCCGCCGCTTCTATGGCACGCTGCTGGGCCTTCATGAGCTGACGGGAGAGGACGTTCCCAGCACCTTGAAGGAGCTGGTGGCTAGTGGTAAGGTGGCTAACTTTGTCACGCCTGATGGGACGGTGCTGGACCTGTTTTGCACCCCAGACTTGCTGCCACCTCACCCTGACCCTGAGAAAGCCTTTACTCGGGCGAATCATTTGGCCTTTGACATTGCCCCAGAAGATTTCGATGCTGCCGTAGAGGTGCTGCATCAGCATCAGGTGCCCATTGATCATGGGCCAGTCAGTCGACCGACTGGGCGAGGAATTTACTTCTATGACCCAGACGGTTTTTTGGTTGAGATTCGCTGTGATCCGGCGATGGCAGGGTAG
- a CDS encoding aminotransferase class I/II-fold pyridoxal phosphate-dependent enzyme, translated as MGNRPHFEEQSQAPLLEALAQSIRRDHAPFYAPGHKRGQGTPAPLKALLGESVFRADLPELPELDNLFAPEGAIAQAQSLAAAAFGAEQTWFLANGSTCGIEAALLAVCRPGDKIIVPRNAHQSVVSALILTGAVPVWVQPWVDPDWDLVQGVEVDAIAQALAAHPDCCAVLLVSPTYQGICSDIAAIAGLCHERRIPLLVDEAHGPHFAFHPDLPTPALAAGADLVVQSTHKVLSALTQASMLHVRCDRIDRSRLQKALQLTQSTSPSYLLLASLDAARQQMALEGREQMAAVLSLAQTVRERLKALPGLRVFEQPVADRGCYQLDLTRLTVEVSGLGLSGFAADALLHEELGVTAELPTLRHLTFILSLGNSPADGERLVQALKELSQRYDGPPSADHTEVLAESRVAAAIQVPDLLPRDAFFAAAETVPAAEAIGRLSGETLCPYPPGIPLVLPGEAITAQALQSLQCIRQAGGYVTGCADSTLATLTVIRG; from the coding sequence GTGGGGAACAGGCCGCATTTTGAGGAACAGAGTCAGGCTCCGCTACTGGAGGCGCTGGCCCAAAGTATTCGGCGGGATCATGCGCCGTTTTATGCGCCGGGGCATAAGCGGGGGCAGGGCACTCCCGCGCCGCTAAAAGCATTGCTGGGGGAATCGGTCTTTAGGGCAGATTTGCCGGAGCTGCCTGAACTGGACAATCTGTTTGCGCCCGAGGGTGCGATCGCACAAGCCCAATCTCTAGCAGCAGCAGCCTTTGGCGCTGAGCAGACCTGGTTTCTAGCCAATGGCTCAACTTGCGGCATCGAGGCAGCGCTGCTGGCGGTCTGTCGGCCTGGTGACAAGATTATTGTGCCTCGCAATGCCCATCAGTCCGTGGTCTCGGCCCTGATTTTGACGGGAGCGGTGCCGGTCTGGGTGCAGCCCTGGGTGGACCCGGACTGGGATTTGGTGCAGGGAGTGGAGGTGGATGCGATCGCACAAGCCCTAGCGGCTCATCCCGACTGCTGCGCTGTTCTTTTAGTTTCGCCGACCTACCAGGGGATCTGCTCCGACATAGCAGCGATTGCGGGTCTGTGCCACGAGCGGCGAATTCCTCTGCTGGTAGACGAAGCTCACGGGCCACATTTTGCCTTTCATCCCGATTTGCCCACCCCGGCCCTGGCTGCCGGCGCTGATTTGGTAGTGCAGTCTACCCACAAGGTGCTATCGGCTTTGACCCAAGCCTCAATGCTGCATGTCCGGTGCGATCGCATTGATCGATCCCGGCTGCAAAAGGCGCTGCAGCTCACCCAGTCCACCAGCCCCAGCTACCTGCTTTTGGCCTCATTAGATGCAGCGCGGCAACAGATGGCCTTGGAGGGTAGAGAGCAAATGGCGGCAGTATTGTCCCTAGCGCAAACTGTGCGAGAGCGGCTGAAAGCGCTGCCCGGTCTGCGTGTGTTTGAGCAGCCGGTAGCAGATAGGGGCTGCTACCAGCTTGATTTGACTCGGCTGACGGTTGAGGTATCTGGTTTGGGTCTTAGCGGGTTTGCTGCCGATGCCCTGCTGCATGAAGAGTTAGGGGTCACCGCCGAGCTGCCAACCCTAAGGCACCTGACCTTCATTCTTAGCCTGGGCAACTCGCCAGCCGATGGCGAGCGGCTGGTGCAGGCGTTGAAAGAACTCAGCCAGCGCTATGACGGCCCGCCATCGGCAGATCACACAGAGGTGCTGGCTGAGTCAAGAGTGGCTGCGGCCATCCAAGTGCCTGACCTGCTGCCTAGAGATGCCTTCTTTGCGGCAGCCGAAACGGTGCCTGCCGCTGAAGCTATTGGTCGCCTGAGTGGCGAGACGCTCTGCCCTTATCCACCAGGCATTCCTCTGGTGCTGCCGGGAGAAGCCATCACAGCACAAGCGCTACAATCCCTACAGTGTATTCGCCAGGCTGGTGGGTATGTGACCGGCTGCGCTGACTCAACGCTCGCTACCCTAACGGTAATTAGGGGTTGA